A single Glycine soja cultivar W05 chromosome 14, ASM419377v2, whole genome shotgun sequence DNA region contains:
- the LOC114384724 gene encoding peroxisomal membrane protein 11A-like, translating to MDSNSKPSAPPPNPNPNPPPSKKHQRDLLSHVEAYLAKRDGVDKLLKISRYATKLILASSLLQSNPTLSHRLKSFESSVGVSRKAFRLGKFVQDLNALKTTHPHSKRQLFLSLLAYGGEGFYYFVEQFVWLAKSGLIDPKHARFFQKLSAWAEFVGYFGSVALKLGDLQEIAKEEACVESSVEITRLRGSGCVDEEVRLGKLREKKMMKRLSVVQDLADAVMALDDILDGKGPFSKPVLMALAGLLSALISSHKNWISC from the coding sequence ATGGATTCCAATTCCAAACCTTCCGCACCAccacctaaccctaaccctaatccaCCGCCCTCGAAGAAACACCAGAGAGACCTACTGAGCCACGTGGAAGCCTACCTCGCGAAGCGCGACGGCGTAGACAAGCTCCTCAAGATTTCGCGCTACGCCACCAAACTCATCCTCGCCTCTTCGCTCCTCCAATCCAACCCTACCCTCTCTCACCGCCTCAAATCCTTCGAATCCAGCGTCGGCGTGAGCCGGAAGGCCTTCAGACTCGGCAAATTCGTTCAAGACCTAAACGCTCTCAAAACCACTCATCCTCATTCCAAACGCCAACTTTTCCTCTCCCTCCTTGCCTACGGCGGCGAAGGTTTCTACTACTTCGTGGAGCAGTTCGTCTGGCTCGCGAAATCGGGGCTGATCGATCCCAAGCACGCGCGCTTTTTCCAGAAATTGAGCGCGTGGGCGGAGTTCGTTGGTTACTTCGGGAGCGTGGCGCTCAAACTCGGGGATTTACAAGAGATTGCCAAGGAGGAAGCGTGTGTTGAGTCGAGCGTGGAGATCACGCGCTTGAGAGGGAGTGGGTGTGTGGATGAGGAAGTGCGGTTGGGGAAGTTGAgggagaagaaaatgatgaaaaggCTTTCTGTTGTTCAGGATTTGGCGGATGCGGTTATGGCTTTGGATGATATTTTGGATGGGAAAGGACCGTTTTCGAAACCGGTTTTGATGGCTTTGGCAGGACTTTTGTCCGCGCTTATTAGCTCTCACAAGAATTGGATTTCTTGCTGA
- the LOC114384723 gene encoding protein BRASSINAZOLE-RESISTANT 1-like has translation MVDDGATSAATSRRKPSWRERENNRRRERRRRAIAAKIYSGLRAQGNFNLPKHCDNNEVLKALCAEAGWCVEEDGTTYRKGCKPPLANGAGSSMRNITFSSSQNPSPLSSSFPSPIPSYQVSPSSSSFPSPFRLDVDKDNVSHLIPYIRNASLSLPPLRISNSAPVTPPLSSPTSRNPKPIPTWESIAKESMASFSYPFFAASAPASPTHRHLYTPPTIPECDESDTSTGESGQWVKFQAFAPSSSVLPISPTFNLVKPVVPPGMPDNSIQEMRTSSDEFGVQVKPWVGEKIHEVALDDLELTLGSGKVRS, from the exons ATGGTCGACGACGGAGCAACCTCGGCGGCGACGAGCCGGAGAAAGCCGTcgtggagagaaagagaaaacaaCAGGAGAAGAGAACGGAGGAGAAGAGCAATAGCTGCGAAAATATACTCTGGACTTCGAGCTCAGGGGAACTTCAACTTGCCAAAGCACTGCGACAACAACGAAGTTCTGAAAGCTCTCTGCGCAGAAGCTGGTTGGTGCGTGGAAGAAGACGGAACCACTTATCGCAAG GGTTGCAAGCCACCTCTGGCCAATGGTGCAGGGAGCTCCATGAGAAACAttaccttttcttcttctcaaaaTCCAAGTCCTCTGTCTTCGTCATTTCCCAGCCCAATTCCTTCATACCAAGTGAGCCCTTCCTCCTCCTCTTTCCCGAGCCCGTTTCGTTTAGATGTGGATAAGGACAATGTATCACACCTCATTCCATACATTCGCAATGCGTCCTTGTCTCTTCCTCCTCTCAGGATATCAAACAGTGCCCCTGTGACACCACCTCTTTCATCACCAACATCAAGAAATCCAAAACCAATTCCTACTTGGGAGTCTATTGCCAAAGAATCCATGGCCTCCTTCAGTTACCCTTTCTTTGCAGCTTCTGCCCCTGCTAGCCCCACACACCGTCACCTTTACACTCCGCCCACTATTCCAGAATGCGATGAATCTGATACTTCCACCGGCGAGTCTGGCCAGTGGGTGAAATTCCAAGCATTTGCTCCTTCTTCATCTGTGTTGCCAATTTCTCCAACCTTTAATCTTGTTAAACCTGTAGTTCCACCCGGGATGCCTGATAACTCAATCCAAGAGATGAGGACGAGTTCAGATGAGTTTGGGGTACAGGTAAAGCCTTGGGTTGGGGAAAAAATTCATGAAGTGGCATTGGATGACTTGGAGCTCACACTTGGAAGTGGGAAGGTGCGGAGTTAG